A single window of Lutzomyia longipalpis isolate SR_M1_2022 chromosome 1, ASM2433408v1 DNA harbors:
- the LOC129786531 gene encoding troponin C, isoallergen Bla g 6.0101-like isoform X2 yields the protein MELLDEGQIKILTNAFKAFDTDGFVLTQDIGTILEMLGHKLDDQTLKSVIRPHDPRQTGKLNFEQFCSLAGDYVDVEEDQDAIRAELREAFLLYDKYGVGYLTTEVLRDILHELDDKISEEDLDMMIDEIDADGSGTVDFEEFMEVMTG from the exons ATG GAATTACTCGATGAAGGACAAATTAAAA tCTTAACGAACGCTTTCAAAGCCTTCGACACTGATGGATTTGTGCTCACTCAGGATATCGGAACTATTCTTGAGATGTTAG gACACAAGTTGGACGATCAAACCCTGAAATCCGTGATAAGGCCCCATGATCCAAGGCAaacaggaaaattaaattttgaacaaTTCTGCAGTCTTGCTGGAGATTATGTGGACGTTGAGGAAGATCAAGATGCAATTCGAGCTGAATTGAGAGAAGCTTTCTTGTTGTATGACAAATATGGTGTTGGCTACTTAACTACGGAAGTTCTCAGAGATATTCTGCATGAGCTCGATGACAAGATTAGCGAGGAAGATCTCGATATGATGATTGATGAAATTGATGCAGATGGTTCAGGAACTGTTGATTTTGaag aATTTATGGAAGTGATGACTG gttaa
- the LOC129786533 gene encoding troponin C-like: MELDKDQLKLLKNAFDVFDTEKNGYIQTEMIGMILEMLGQRLDDKSLAAVIREHDQRQTGKLDFEKFAQLASKYVEVEEDFEAVQRELKEAFRLYDKEGKGYLTLEVLRDILRELDDKITEDDLDMMIDEIDADGSGTIDFDEFMEVMTG, from the exons ATG GAACTCGACAAAGACCAACTCAAGT TACTGAAAAATGCCTTTGACGTATTTGATACGGAAAAGAATGGTTACATTCAAACAGAGATGATAGGGATGATTTTGGAAATGCTTGGGCAGAGGCTAGACGATAAATCTCTGGCGGCAG TTATTCGGGAGCATGATCAGCGACAGACGGGGAAATTAGATTTTGAGAAATTCGCACAATTGGCATCCAAGTATGTGGAGGTTGAGGAGGATTTTGAGGCTGTTCAGAGGGAACTTAAGGAAGCTTTTCGACTCTACGACAAAGAGGGCAAGGGGTACCTAACGCTAGAGGTCTTGCGTGATATTTTAAGGGAATTGGATGACAAAATCACAGAGGACGACCTTGACATGATGATTGATGAAATCGATGCCGATGGTTCGGGAACGATTGATTTTGATG AATTTATGGAAGTCATGACAGGTTAA
- the LOC129786531 gene encoding troponin C, isoallergen Bla g 6.0101-like isoform X1, whose protein sequence is MELLDEGQIKILTNAFKAFDTDGFVLTQDIGTILEMLGHKLDDQTLKSVIRPHDPRQTGKLNFEQFCSLAGDYVDVEEDQDAIRAELREAFLLYDKYGVGYLTTEVLRDILHELDDKISEEDLDMMIDEIDADGSGTVDFEEFMEVMTGE, encoded by the exons ATG GAATTACTCGATGAAGGACAAATTAAAA tCTTAACGAACGCTTTCAAAGCCTTCGACACTGATGGATTTGTGCTCACTCAGGATATCGGAACTATTCTTGAGATGTTAG gACACAAGTTGGACGATCAAACCCTGAAATCCGTGATAAGGCCCCATGATCCAAGGCAaacaggaaaattaaattttgaacaaTTCTGCAGTCTTGCTGGAGATTATGTGGACGTTGAGGAAGATCAAGATGCAATTCGAGCTGAATTGAGAGAAGCTTTCTTGTTGTATGACAAATATGGTGTTGGCTACTTAACTACGGAAGTTCTCAGAGATATTCTGCATGAGCTCGATGACAAGATTAGCGAGGAAGATCTCGATATGATGATTGATGAAATTGATGCAGATGGTTCAGGAACTGTTGATTTTGaag aATTTATGGAAGTGATGACTGGTGAGTGA